The Thermococcus sp. M39 sequence CTAATCTCTTCAAAATTGCTTTATTCTCCATCCTTTGAGCGTACTCCAAAAGCTTTTCTTGGTTAAAGCTTGCATTCTTTAAGGCCTTCACGACCTCAATTATTCCGCCGCAATATCTGGGCTTGTCTAAGCAATCCACTATGGTTTTCTCTGAGCCTGTGATGTTAACCTCTCTCCTCCCAATCTTTACCGTATTCAAACCAAAGAACTTGCTGGGCTTCACTGTCACTATTTTGAATTTCCTGTTGTTAAATTCAACGAGTTTCTCGTAACCTCTCTTTCTTGGTGTCTGTACAAAGGTGATGTTGGGGATCTGTTCCGTTAAGCCATAATAATTCAGAGCACTCCAGTAGGCTATGGCACTTGGCTTTACGAAGAGGGAAGCGAGCACAAATTCGTGAACTGAAGGTGGTTCGTTGGGATCTAGTGTTATGGCGTAAATACCCTTGCCAATCCTTTTTATGAAGCCTGCTTCAGAGAGAACTTTGAGATAATACTTCAGTAGGTTCCTGTCAATTTTTAGGTGGTCAATTGCTTCCTGAATTGTAAATGCTTCTCCGAGCTCTAAGAGCTTTGTTAAGACTTCCATTTTATTCATATTTTCTTACCATCAGGTAAATACTCTTACCTAATTATGAGACTTTTTGAATATAAGTGTTTGGATGGAAGAAGGTTTCTGTTAGGTTGCTTGACTGACTTTCTTCACATCCTGAAGGGAGAGCCAAAAATAATTTATCAACAAATCATTTATTGTTTGGTTTGAGCCGTAGGGGATGATTGATCTATTGAAAAAATTCGTTTTATGCTTTCTTTCACTTCTTTGATTTTCTCGGGCTTAAGTAAGCCGATTCTCTTTCTGACTAAATGCTTGTCAATGGTAAAGATGACATAAGGTTTTATTATGCTTTGGTACATTGGTAGAGTCCCCTTATATCGGATAACGTCTGAATCAGAGAGGAAAACATTATACTCCTTGAACCCGCTGAAGAGGTTTGACGTTATTTGAACAACTATCACACTATTGCTTATCTTATTAAGAGCGTCATTAGAGATTATAAGAGCGGGTCGGAGCTTCTTCTGAACTAAATCAATGAACGGGAACTCTACCATGATGATTTCCCACTGTTTAAGGTCTCCGTGAGGCTTAGGTCTTATCTGGTTCATAATCAATGCCTCCATAGTTGTCCCAATGTGCATCGGCCTCACTGTTCCAGTCCTCGGCGAGAATTGGTTCGACAGCTCTCAACATGAGCTGGATAAACTCCTCGTCTTCATGAGTTTTGAGATATTTTTTTCTTAGCAGGAACTCCCGGAGAGCCTCCTTGATAATCTCGCTTCTATTAGAGTAAATTCCAGCCTCGATTAGTTTGTCCATTTCCTTCGCAAGAGCTGGAGGGATCCTTGCGGAAATCTTAACAGTTGTCGCCATAGGTATCACCCAAGACTCTATTTGTCAGACAAGTTAAAAAGATTTTGAAAACACGTGACTTGTCTACCCAAAGGGCGAGGCTTTCAAGTAGCGATTTAGTGCCATGGCTGGGATTTGTGAGTATTATGATCTTGAGGGTTGAGCCAAAGAATAATGCAGAACGATTTGCATACGGATTCTTATTTTTGTGCACTATAGTTAACAATTCTAATAACTTTGGTGTATGTTTTTGGGATTCACCTCTTGAATCTTTTGAGTGGTAGTGTTTTTGCTTTAGTTTTCTATATACATATTTTGCTTTAGTTTATGTTTTGCTAAAACTGATGAAAGAGGACACACTTTTTGCATTAGGGGACAGAAAGTCATTGAGGAAGGAAAACAACTAAACCTTAGTGAAGAAGAGCTTGTGCTCTGTGACCTGCTCCTCTCTGAGGAAAGATTCAGCACAAGAGTTGCTTGAAAATTTTTCCAAATATAGGATTAGTATGGCATAGGACATCGCGAGCTTTTCAGCCTACATTGGTTGAGTTCTTTAGAGTTTCGCGCTTCAAGGCTGGAGAAGATGAAAAAATCACTACGCGGTTACGAGTCTACGAGTTTACGAAGAGTGTGCAGTCTTGTGCATTGTTCGTAGATTCGTGAACTCGTAGACTCGTATTGAATTTTTTGTGCTGTAATGAGTTTTCGCATGACTATAATATGCCAGCAGAAAAAACTACAATAGAGGACTTTGTTTTGGAAAAGCAGGCGTTTTATCATGTGTTTTTTCTTAATTACAATTCTCTACATGCTTGTATATGAGAAATAATCCCCCTACAGTCTTGAATTATTTTACGATAAGACCTTTTGCTCACTGCTAGAGCATAATCCTGAACTGGTTTAATAAGTCCAAGGTTACGAAGTTACGAAAAACGCCCAATTGTATTCATTTACACATTCTTCGTAACCTCGTAACCTTAAGCCTCTTGTTGTGTCAGTTGGAGCTGATGAACCTTAAACTCCACGGCATCTAGGAAGCTTCCATCCAAAACCTTGACTATAACTAGTTCTTCTTTTGCCCTGGTCATTCCAACGTAATACACCCGCTTCTCCTCATGTATCCTTTCGTTATTTCCAAAAATCCTTGTTAACCTTCCTAACTTCACAAAATCAATCAAAATCACCAAATCAGCCTCGGAGCCCTTACTAGAATGCATGGTATCCACGAAAAGCCTGTCCGTGTTCTCCAAAATTACAATCTTCTTATTAAGGATTAAGCGCAGTAGCTCGGCTGCCTCTTTCCCTTCCATTCTTGCAACTTGAGTCAGGTCTATGAACTCATGCGGATTTTCTAAGAAGTCTTTAAGTAGCGGAGCAATGTTCTTAGGGCCAATTACACTAACAAGCCTTTTGGCATTTTGCTTTTCAATGTTCAGCTTGATTGCTGCGAAGAACAGTTCAGAGTAAGCGAAGTTCGCGGAGTGATTTACAATTGCACTGAGGATGAGGTCCAACACGTGCTCCCTATTCTCATCCTTTTTCTCATCACCCAGAGATTTTAAGAGTGGTGCAAAAACAGTGTACTTCAGGAAGTGCCTTGCCTCGTCCAGGTCAACATACGTTTTTGCATCATTCTCATCATAATGTTCTATCTTATCAGCAGTTTCCAAGATTCCCTCAACTCTCTCCCACAGGCTTTTCACGTTCTTAATCTTTCTTACTGCAATCCCTCTTTCATAAAACTCTTTTTCAAGTTCTCTAGCAACCTCATTCGTCCTAGCGAGCACGAAGACAGTTTTACCCTCATGTAAAGCCTTTAACACCTTGGAAAGAATTTTATCGACGATTTCCTCTACATCGTATTCGGCAACCGTTATTTCAGTAACTTTACCAACACTCTGTCTTGGGTTGAAGGAGTAGTGAATTCCATACTCCTCCAAGAGTTTTAACTGCTCTGGAATTAGCCTTAAGCTTGTTGTCTGTACTAAGATTGGAAGTCTGTAACTCTCGTCAAGCACGTGCTTTTCAGCGTCCTTGATGAACTCCAAGAACTCTTTTACGTCAGCAGCTTGAAAACTGTAAATCGCTTGTAAGGGATCCCCTGCAACAATTACAAGCTCTATGTCGCTGTTTTCGATTAACTGTCGTATGATAGCCCACTGAAGCTTGCTCAGGTCCTGAGCCTCATCAATAATCAACACTTTGGTGCCCTTGAACTTTTCACTATCCTTCAGGGTGTAGTTTTCAAGAAAAACCCGAGCTAGAGTGCTTGGATAATCAATAACCTTCTTCTCCAGCTTCCACATTTCATATTCTCTAATTAGAAAAGCCAATTTGACCATGTCGTTTCTTTCAAGTTCTCCAACAGCTTGTAAAAACTCCAGCTCCCTCTGGAGAACTTCTATAAGCTTCTCCACGTCGACAGCATCACCTACAGCCCTAACACGCTCTTTTGCCCACTCAGTAATGTTGTTAACAGCATAAGTATAAGCCGTCTCAAAAATGTTTCCCAGCAACTGCTCGTCCCCATGTGGGTCGTATCCAATCCTCTTTTCTTCAGCAAAGCGCTTGAATGGGTTGAATTTCCCAAATCGATTTCTTGTAGCGTTTATCATGTCCCTTTCTAGGCTGAAATAGAGTTTTTCATATTCTGTTTTCGCTTGTTGGAGTTTAAGCTCGTTCCCCTCGACTAGAAGAGCCCACACAAGGCTATGCATTGTACGAATTCTTTCGGCCCAACCACGCCTTTTCTGCCTTAATTCGTACGAATAATCCCCCGTAATTCTCCTGATTGCCTCCAGCTGGGCGCTCGTGGTAAAAGTCAAGAACAGCAGTTCATCCCTCGAGTATTTGCCAAGAAGCTCTCCGTTGTCCCTGAGAATCTTTTCAGCCCTTTTTCTGTCTTCTTCAGTCAAGTTAGTGTTTGTGAGATACTTGATGATGCTGATTAGATGCGTGGTCTTCCCGGTGCCGGGCGGACCGATAATGCAGATTTTTCTCGATTTACTCACTCTCTCACCCCCTTGAGAAAAATAGTGCTATCTTGAACCTCAACCTCGCCAGAATCGACCAGCTCTTGGACTACTTTATCGACGAGCTCTTCATGATAGCCCAGCATTGCTAAGAGCTCGTTAATGCTAATTCTGCCATTTTTGTAAAGTTCTTCTCTGATCTTTTGAATTGCAACTTCGATTAGTTTTCTTGAGAGAAAATTCTCCTCAATTTCTGCAGGTGGTTCCTCAAGCAAGTCTTCCAAGTCTACGCCAGTCTCGCGCAAGTAGAATTCTCTAACCTTCTCATAATCAAACAAATACACTACAATCTTGCTTCCTTCGCTAGTAGTTTCCGTCGTGGCAACGTCTTTTATGAATAATTTGTTGTCCTTAAGAAATGCCTTAAGCTTCTTGAGCTTGCTCGCACTCTTGTCTACACTCTCTTTTAGAATCCTAGCAGGAATTGCCAAAACTTTCTTCTCGTCCCTTTCCAAGACATTTAGAGCGTCTGGAATCCTTATCTTGTCTCCTGCACGAATCTTCGGATAAATATCAAGCAAGTTTATGAATGCAGCCTTCAGCTCTCTAAGCTCATTCTCCTCTTTCGTTTCTGCTTTAGCCCAAAGCTCGGCCAACCACCTCTTTATACCCTTATAAGCGTGATAATAGTAGTTTTTGACAACAATATCCAGGAGATTCGAATACTTTAATTGGACGTCTAGGTCATCCACGTTTAATAGCTCGGCAAGAACCTCCACAATGTCGTCTTTGCTCAAGTACAGCTTTTTGTTAACGGCCTCAACGAATTTAGTGTTTAAGCTGGCGAAGTTATCAATGAAATCAGTATCTTTAACCTCAAAAAGCCCAACAGCCTCCTTCATGTCATTTTTAATCGGCACTGCCGTGATGTCTCCCCTTCCTATTTTCAGAGTCAAACGCTCACTGATTTTATTTACCAACCCAATCAGAAGCGTTATATTCGTACTGTCAGCAATCTTGACTTCTTTCAGCTTCACAACGCTAACAACAGCCCGTTCCTGGAGTTCTTTGTAGTACCTATCCAGAACCTGCTGTATCTTCCTTAGAATGTCTTTTTTCGTCTCATAATCTACTTTGGGTAAAGAGAGGATTGCCTTGATCACGAACTTGTGAGCATCCTCTATATAATCTGATTTGACCTCAGCGACTTCCTGAACAATCTGATCTGTGTGTAGGAGGCTCAGCTCCGCCAACGCTAGCTCAGCTTTGCTTGGCCGTCCTTTCTTCTTTTCTCCTCTCTCCACGCCTTCATGAACCCTAACCTCACCTTTCCCAGTTCTAATGTACTTCTTAGCATACTTCCTTGCCATTCTAATCTCGAGAGCAATTTCTCTTAGCGTTTTGATGATAAAGTCCTTGACAAGCTCTGCAGACCTCTCAAAATCCTCTCGCTTGAGCTTCTCCAATTCTTCAGCAGTAAAGCCGAAAACTTCCTTTTTACCTGCTCCGAAGATTTTTTCAAACTCTTCATCGTCAATAATCCTCAGATAACCAATTACTTTATCAACAATGTCTGACCAGAGTTCTAAATCCCTCAAACGCTCTTCGAGTGGTTTGTTCTCCTCAACGAAGTCGTCAGGAATCTTAAAGAAGAAGGACTTCCAGCCAACTTTCTTCCCTGATTCTTGAGGCTCTTCAAGCTTACACTTGAAGAAAGTTTCAATTGTATGACAGACTGCGTTAATGCGATTGTCTTCGGGATCTTCATCGAGCCCCCAAACTTCCCTTTCGATGTATAAAACCCTGTCAAATATTCTAATTATTGTCTCAATACCCACGCCTCGTGCCAAAAAGAACACGGGCATTTTCAGGAAGAATTCGTTCTTCTTATCTTCCCAAATAAACTTGAGCAAATGCTTCACAATCACTTCAATGGTTTCTTTGTCCTCGATTTCAAAGAAATTACTTAGATTAACTTTCCCAAGAAGTTCTCTAATGTTGTGTTTTTTCAGATACTCTTCCCAAACATCCTTGTAATGTAACTCTCTGCTAACTTCAATTTTTGCTGAAGCCGCTTTCTTCTTGCTCTTCTTTGCCCTCTGCTTTCTCTGAAGCAACTTCTCAAGCTCATCGAACCTTATATAATTGTCTTCCTCAAAATAAATGACATCAACGTCTAGAACGTTTTCGGGCAAGAATTCTAATCTTCTGGCCTCTTTGTCTTCTTTAAACGCAAGCTTTGCATTTATCGTGAAAGGTAGCCTAGAAACTCTTGATGGGTTCTTTACTTTGCTATCAAGAACGCTCTCTGCAAATGCTGGATCATTGAAAGCCCTTGCAAGCAAATCAACCAAATAATCTCTTATAAAGCCAAAATACTCCTCATACTTCTTCTGATCTTCTAAAACTTGGTCGAACTTGAAGTACAAGTGAATTCCAAACCCACTGTCCACGACCAAAAATGGCTTAAAGCCTAAATCCTCTTCGATTCTGTCAATCAGTCTTAATGCAAATTCTTTCTTGAATTCAGCAGCAGTCTCCCTGTTTTCTAAAAGCCACTCCTTCGAGAGCACAACTCGCTTACCGGCTAACTCAACTTCTTTGAAAGGTGGATTCTCCTTGAACAGGTCAAGGTCAGTAAAGAGCACTTTGAAGTTCTCCACGTCTTCATCTACTGAAGAGTAAGTATTTCGCTGCTTCTTCCTCTCCTTCTGCTTTTCTAAGACTTCCCTCTTCCTCGCATGCACCCCAAAGTAAATCCCATGCCACGTTGCTTCCCCGTTTCTAATTTTCTTTTCCCACTCGTTAACCTTCTCCACGAGTTTTTCAAGTTCGTCAGGAAATAGAAAATACTCTGATTGTGCTTTTGATGATTTTACGTGCTTAAATTTCCTTGAGATGGCTCTAAGTTCTATTATGTCACCTTGCATGTAAAAGTTCTCGAAGATAAACCTGAGTAGCCTTTTCCTCTCGCCAGTTATCACCCCTCCCACCCATTACTCTCAATGTGAGTAACTGATATTTAAACATAACTCTCCAGTTAAAACTATATTACCCTTCTCGATGGTATAAATGAGGTGATGGTGATGGTGGTGGTCATACCGTTGAAGATACCCAATTTTCCAAATGAGGGTGCAATCGAGATTACAGAACTGCTAGTTTCGAGGAAGTTGCAGCCTTTGGCAATAGCCCTCCGCAGGTATCTAGAAAAGAAGCGAGAATTAAGCCTGCTTGATTTGATAGAGCTTGCCGTGAATTTGAGTGGTGATAAGGAGCTTGAGGAGGAATTCAAGCGGCTCATAGAAGAGGGCGCAGAAACTAAAGACATCATTAAGAGGTTAACCATAAAGTCCGCGGAAAACGGCTCTAATTTTCACGAAAAATGGCTGGAAGTGAAGAAAGTTGTGCAGAGATTTGCAGAGGTTCAGTTAGTTGCAGTAAATGATTCAGGCATTCTCTATACACCAGAACGGGCACAAAAACTGTTCATGCTGATGGCAGAACTTGTCTAAGGATTTTTTTCTCTTTTTTGATTTAAATAACGTCTTGAATCCTGACTAGATGTTGTCTAGGAGTATTTCTTCTCAGGGAATAAGACGAATATGAAGATCCTCAACAAGTTTCTTGCACCTAAAAAAAGCTTTTGAATGTTTTATAGGCGCGAGAGAATTTTGACAACTTCTTTGTGATAATCGGGGACTGTAGGTAGATTGATAAAGATTTTTTTGTTGTTTTCTAGAATTTTTTGAGCAACCATGGGGGGATTTGATATAAGGAGTTTTATATAGGTTGGGTCTGGATCGTCAAAATCAATAAGTCCTGCTTCAGTTGGCTGT is a genomic window containing:
- a CDS encoding type IV toxin-antitoxin system AbiEi family antitoxin: MNKMEVLTKLLELGEAFTIQEAIDHLKIDRNLLKYYLKVLSEAGFIKRIGKGIYAITLDPNEPPSVHEFVLASLFVKPSAIAYWSALNYYGLTEQIPNITFVQTPRKRGYEKLVEFNNRKFKIVTVKPSKFFGLNTVKIGRREVNITGSEKTIVDCLDKPRYCGGIIEVVKALKNASFNQEKLLEYAQRMENKAILKRLGYISERLGLGLEEKIQLSDRERGSFSLLDPTMPARGKFDYKWGLLVNVPEDYWEELEW
- a CDS encoding type II toxin-antitoxin system PemK/MazF family toxin, with the translated sequence MEALIMNQIRPKPHGDLKQWEIIMVEFPFIDLVQKKLRPALIISNDALNKISNSVIVVQITSNLFSGFKEYNVFLSDSDVIRYKGTLPMYQSIIKPYVIFTIDKHLVRKRIGLLKPEKIKEVKESIKRIFSIDQSSPTAQTKQ
- a CDS encoding ribbon-helix-helix domain-containing protein; the encoded protein is MATTVKISARIPPALAKEMDKLIEAGIYSNRSEIIKEALREFLLRKKYLKTHEDEEFIQLMLRAVEPILAEDWNSEADAHWDNYGGIDYEPDKT
- a CDS encoding ATP-dependent helicase; the encoded protein is MSKSRKICIIGPPGTGKTTHLISIIKYLTNTNLTEEDRKRAEKILRDNGELLGKYSRDELLFLTFTTSAQLEAIRRITGDYSYELRQKRRGWAERIRTMHSLVWALLVEGNELKLQQAKTEYEKLYFSLERDMINATRNRFGKFNPFKRFAEEKRIGYDPHGDEQLLGNIFETAYTYAVNNITEWAKERVRAVGDAVDVEKLIEVLQRELEFLQAVGELERNDMVKLAFLIREYEMWKLEKKVIDYPSTLARVFLENYTLKDSEKFKGTKVLIIDEAQDLSKLQWAIIRQLIENSDIELVIVAGDPLQAIYSFQAADVKEFLEFIKDAEKHVLDESYRLPILVQTTSLRLIPEQLKLLEEYGIHYSFNPRQSVGKVTEITVAEYDVEEIVDKILSKVLKALHEGKTVFVLARTNEVARELEKEFYERGIAVRKIKNVKSLWERVEGILETADKIEHYDENDAKTYVDLDEARHFLKYTVFAPLLKSLGDEKKDENREHVLDLILSAIVNHSANFAYSELFFAAIKLNIEKQNAKRLVSVIGPKNIAPLLKDFLENPHEFIDLTQVARMEGKEAAELLRLILNKKIVILENTDRLFVDTMHSSKGSEADLVILIDFVKLGRLTRIFGNNERIHEEKRVYYVGMTRAKEELVIVKVLDGSFLDAVEFKVHQLQLTQQEA